From a region of the Cucumis sativus cultivar 9930 chromosome 6, Cucumber_9930_V3, whole genome shotgun sequence genome:
- the LOC101208888 gene encoding transcription factor bHLH131: MQSIQCYPTSGTMHHRMYPQAQPPVINPYSSPIPSFARKEPKFNAAVKHRLAEQNRRNRISGQYATLRAILPSLSKTDKSKLKKAFVLSETIRGVKELKKLVSEKRVASREFRDCGIPSGADRLSLEQCDGGEGMVKAVMSCEDRQDIMAELAKALKTMKVKLVKAEMVTVGGRNKFSLWIQGPKEGHSGLKRVLEAVMRRPSWIARKPRNVWQSRASTDSNFNGVTS; the protein is encoded by the exons ATGCAGTCCATCCAGTGCTACCCAACTTCAGGAACTATGCATCATCGAATGTATCCTCAAGCACAACCTCCAGTGATCAACCCTTACAGCAGCCCAATCCCATCCTTTGCAAGGAAGGAGCCTAAATTTAATGCAGCCGTGAAGCACCGTTTGGCAGAGCAGAACAGAAGGAACAGAATCAGTGGCCAATATGCCACGCTCCGTGCCATCCTTCCCAGCCTATCCAAA ACGGATAAGAGTAAGCTGAAAAAGGCTTTTGTGCTTTCTGAGACAATCCGTGGAGTGAAGGAGCTTAAGAAGCTTGTATCAGAAAAGAGAGTAGCCAGTCGTGAGTTCAGAGATTGTGGGATACCTAGTGGAGCAGATAGGTTGAGCTTAGAACAATGTGATGGTGGTGAAGGGATGGTGAAGGCTGTAATGAGCTGTGAGGACAGGCAGGATATCATGGCAGAATTAGCCAAAGCACTGAAAACAATGAAAGTGAAGCTGGTTAAAGCTGAAATGGTGACTGTGGGTGGAAGGAACAAGTTTTCTCTATGGATTCAAGGCCCTAAAGAAGGACATAGTGGGCTTAAGAGAGTTTTGGAGGCTGTTATGAGAAGGCCTTCATGGATTGCTAGAAAACCCAGAAATGTTTGGCAGTCTCGAGCTTCAACAGATAGCAATTTTAACGGAGTGACTTCTTGA